One stretch of Bordetella avium DNA includes these proteins:
- a CDS encoding amino acid ABC transporter substrate-binding protein has protein sequence MKIASLVALAALSLTGLQSAQAGTLDVVKNRDAVVCGTTTGFAGFSAPDAQGVWRGLDVDLCRAVAAAVLGDANKIKIVPLNSQQRFTALQSGEVDVLTRNTSVTQQRDTALGIIHAGINFYDGQGFLVPKKLGVKSAKELNGATICLQQGTSNENTLADWARANNVQYTPVVIETFNEVVNAFAAGRCDVFSTDASGLASIRISKLEKPDDYIVLPEVISKEPLGPFVRQGDDNWLNIVYWTLTAMIEAEEYGLTSANVDEQLKSENPNVCRILGVVPGAGPNMGLNDKWAYNIVKQVGNYGESFDRNVGKGSPLKIDRGLNAQWTKGGLMYALPIR, from the coding sequence ATGAAGATCGCGAGTCTGGTGGCGTTGGCCGCCCTTTCGTTGACGGGCCTGCAAAGCGCGCAAGCTGGCACCCTGGATGTGGTCAAGAATCGTGATGCCGTGGTGTGCGGCACCACGACCGGTTTTGCCGGCTTCTCGGCGCCCGATGCACAGGGCGTATGGCGCGGCCTGGACGTGGACCTTTGCCGCGCCGTGGCTGCGGCGGTGCTGGGCGACGCCAACAAGATCAAAATCGTGCCCCTGAATTCGCAGCAGCGTTTCACCGCATTGCAATCGGGTGAGGTTGACGTGCTTACGCGCAATACCTCGGTTACGCAGCAGCGCGACACGGCGCTTGGCATCATTCATGCCGGCATCAACTTCTATGATGGCCAGGGATTTCTGGTGCCCAAGAAGCTGGGCGTCAAGAGCGCCAAAGAACTGAACGGCGCCACCATCTGTTTGCAGCAAGGCACCTCGAACGAAAACACGCTGGCTGACTGGGCGCGCGCCAATAATGTCCAGTACACGCCTGTCGTGATCGAGACCTTTAACGAGGTCGTCAATGCCTTTGCTGCGGGTCGTTGCGATGTGTTCAGCACCGATGCCTCGGGTTTGGCTTCCATCCGTATTTCCAAGCTGGAAAAGCCCGATGACTATATCGTGTTGCCCGAAGTGATCTCGAAAGAGCCCTTGGGCCCCTTTGTGCGCCAGGGCGACGATAACTGGCTCAATATCGTGTATTGGACGCTGACGGCCATGATCGAGGCTGAAGAGTATGGCCTGACCTCGGCCAATGTCGACGAGCAGCTTAAAAGTGAAAATCCTAACGTTTGCCGCATTCTGGGCGTGGTGCCGGGCGCAGGTCCGAATATGGGGTTGAACGACAAATGGGCCTATAACATCGTCAAGCAGGTGGGCAACTACGGCGAGAGTTTCGACCGTAACGTGGGTAAGGGCAGCCCTTTGAAGATCGATCGCGGCTTGAACGCGCAATGGACCAAGGGCGGCCTGATGTACGCCTTGCCGATCCGCTAA
- a CDS encoding hydroxymethylglutaryl-CoA lyase, giving the protein MSLPSRVKIVEVSPRDGLQNEKDFVPTDIKVELINRLSAAGFPNIEAASFVSPKWVPQMADGAEVMARIQRRPQTLYSVLTPNLKGLEGALAAHADEIVIFGAASEAFSQKNINCSIAESIARFEPVAEAARAAGLRLRGSISCSLGCPYQGDVPVASVVDVARRFQALGCDEIDIADTIGVGTPRQVRDVMAAVSALIDPARLSGHFHDTYGQALANILAAMEAGIAIFHSSVAGLGGCPYAKGATGNVATEDVLYMLRGLDIDTGIDFDAVVDIGQWMAAQLQRKGSSRAGNAIAAKRDA; this is encoded by the coding sequence ATGTCTTTGCCCTCCCGCGTCAAAATCGTCGAAGTCTCCCCCCGAGATGGCTTGCAGAACGAAAAAGACTTCGTTCCGACAGACATCAAAGTCGAACTCATCAACCGCTTGAGCGCGGCCGGTTTTCCCAATATCGAGGCCGCCTCCTTCGTGTCGCCCAAATGGGTGCCTCAGATGGCCGATGGCGCTGAGGTCATGGCGCGTATCCAAAGGCGGCCGCAAACCCTCTACTCGGTGCTCACGCCCAACCTGAAAGGGCTGGAAGGCGCCCTCGCCGCCCACGCCGACGAAATTGTCATCTTCGGCGCGGCGAGCGAGGCGTTTTCGCAAAAAAACATCAACTGCTCGATTGCCGAATCCATCGCCCGTTTCGAACCCGTGGCCGAGGCCGCCCGCGCGGCCGGCCTGCGCCTGCGCGGCAGCATCAGTTGCTCCCTGGGCTGCCCCTATCAGGGCGACGTGCCGGTCGCAAGCGTGGTGGATGTGGCCCGCCGCTTCCAGGCGCTGGGTTGCGATGAAATCGATATTGCCGACACCATCGGCGTCGGCACTCCGCGCCAGGTGCGAGACGTCATGGCCGCCGTCAGCGCGCTTATCGATCCGGCGCGGCTGTCGGGTCACTTCCATGACACCTATGGGCAGGCGCTGGCCAATATTCTGGCCGCCATGGAAGCCGGCATCGCTATTTTCCATAGCTCGGTCGCGGGCCTGGGCGGCTGCCCCTACGCCAAGGGCGCCACCGGCAATGTGGCGACCGAAGATGTGCTGTATATGTTGCGCGGGCTCGATATCGACACAGGCATCGATTTCGACGCCGTGGTGGACATCGGCCAATGGATGGCCGCCCAACTCCAGCGCAAGGGCTCAAGCCGCGCGGGCAATGCCATTGCCGCCAAACGTGACGCCTGA
- a CDS encoding response regulator, producing MRLTRLLLIDDHALVRDGLKLHLQSIPSLTVMGETESARATLDLLARGQPEEWPDLVLLDLSLQDADGLELAKILHERYPRIAVLILSMHDNVESMRQAIAAGVRGYVLKTEATADLLTAIKRVAAGKTGFSPQVSLKLTQNHAPLLTQRERDILQGIGMGMTNRQIAQTLDLSVRTVETYRHTLKRKLNIGGRADLIKYAIEHRRP from the coding sequence ATGAGATTGACCCGCCTGCTCTTGATCGATGACCACGCCCTGGTGCGCGATGGCCTGAAACTCCATCTGCAATCCATCCCGTCCCTTACCGTCATGGGCGAAACCGAAAGCGCCCGCGCCACGCTGGATCTACTGGCCCGCGGTCAACCGGAAGAATGGCCCGATCTGGTGCTGCTGGACCTGTCCCTGCAAGACGCAGACGGCCTGGAACTGGCGAAAATACTGCATGAACGCTACCCCCGGATTGCAGTGCTGATTCTATCCATGCACGACAACGTCGAGTCCATGCGGCAAGCCATAGCGGCCGGCGTGCGCGGTTATGTGCTCAAAACTGAGGCGACCGCAGACCTCCTGACCGCCATCAAAAGGGTTGCTGCCGGAAAGACCGGCTTCAGCCCGCAGGTGTCGCTCAAGCTGACCCAGAACCACGCCCCCCTGCTCACGCAACGCGAGCGCGATATCCTGCAAGGCATCGGCATGGGGATGACCAACCGGCAAATCGCCCAGACGCTGGATCTATCGGTACGCACCGTGGAAACCTACCGCCACACCCTCAAACGCAAACTGAACATCGGCGGCCGGGCAGACCTCATCAAATACGCGATTGAACACCGCCGGCCCTGA
- the dprA gene encoding DNA-processing protein DprA: protein MPLQHDPEELAAWLRLSLEPGVGPVTACGLLRAFGLPQALYAQRASALMRQVPQALASQLAAPPPPDMADRIARALEWAEAADHHLLTLADPGYPQALLSINDPPVLLYLKGRPDLLNRPALAVVGARNATPMGAQNARAFARHLAAHGWCVVSGLAQGIDAAAHEGALAAGSSGGGTIAVLGTGLDRVYPASNRQLAHAIAANGALLSEFPLGTGAQAHHFPQRNRLVAGLARGVLVVEAARQSGSLITARLASESGREVFAIPGSIHSPLSRGCHALIRQGAKLVETAQDITDELSSPRQPAPSPPAQPRAEPPPGTQALLTALGHDPQHADSLAAASGLDAATLGAQLTELEVAGWIARLDDGRYQLIYT, encoded by the coding sequence ATGCCCTTGCAACACGACCCCGAAGAACTCGCTGCCTGGCTGCGCCTGTCCCTGGAACCTGGCGTCGGCCCTGTGACGGCCTGCGGGCTGCTGCGCGCATTCGGCCTGCCCCAGGCACTATACGCCCAACGTGCCAGCGCCCTGATGCGGCAAGTCCCGCAGGCGCTCGCCAGCCAGCTCGCCGCCCCGCCCCCACCAGACATGGCGGACCGCATCGCGCGCGCGCTCGAATGGGCCGAGGCCGCAGACCACCACCTGCTGACCCTGGCAGATCCAGGCTATCCCCAGGCCTTGCTCAGCATCAATGATCCGCCCGTGCTGCTCTACCTCAAGGGCAGGCCAGACCTTCTCAACCGCCCCGCGCTAGCCGTAGTCGGCGCACGCAATGCCACCCCGATGGGCGCGCAGAACGCACGGGCTTTCGCCCGCCATCTGGCCGCGCACGGCTGGTGTGTGGTGAGCGGGCTGGCGCAGGGCATCGACGCGGCGGCCCACGAAGGCGCACTCGCTGCCGGATCGTCCGGCGGCGGCACGATTGCGGTGCTGGGCACAGGCCTTGACCGCGTCTATCCCGCCAGCAACCGGCAACTTGCCCATGCCATTGCCGCCAACGGCGCCCTCTTGTCAGAGTTCCCGCTAGGCACCGGCGCTCAAGCGCATCACTTCCCACAGCGCAACCGCCTGGTGGCAGGCCTGGCGCGCGGCGTGCTGGTCGTCGAGGCCGCCCGGCAAAGCGGCTCGCTCATTACCGCAAGGCTGGCCAGCGAAAGCGGCCGCGAAGTCTTCGCCATCCCCGGCTCCATCCATTCGCCCCTGTCGCGCGGCTGCCATGCGCTGATACGCCAGGGCGCCAAACTGGTCGAAACCGCCCAGGACATCACGGACGAACTCAGCTCACCGCGACAGCCGGCCCCCAGTCCGCCGGCCCAACCTCGCGCCGAGCCACCGCCAGGCACCCAAGCCTTGTTGACCGCCCTGGGCCATGATCCGCAGCACGCCGACAGCCTGGCGGCCGCAAGCGGGCTGGATGCCGCCACCCTGGGCGCCCAGCTCACCGAACTGGAAGTGGCCGGCTGGATCGCACGGCTGGACGACGGGCGCTACCAGCTGATCTACACTTAA